One window of Dehalobacterium formicoaceticum genomic DNA carries:
- the trmB gene encoding tRNA (guanosine(46)-N7)-methyltransferase TrmB, with translation MRLRRIPGTKEALTRYPDLVVFEPARYYGCWKTYFGQEHPIYLELGMGKGKFISTMAGENPQINFIGMEFREEMVYKAIGKAGESRSNMRFLWAEADDVEEYFAPGEIQRIYLNFSDPWPKKRHGKRRLTHQKFLKKYKHILSPGGEIHFKTDNQELFEFSLNEFAGEGFFLKNITFDLHRSQYPGNITTEYEERYRQERPIYRCEAALIDHSQI, from the coding sequence ATGCGTTTAAGGAGAATTCCCGGGACGAAAGAAGCCCTGACCCGGTACCCGGATCTGGTGGTCTTTGAGCCTGCCCGTTATTATGGCTGCTGGAAAACATATTTTGGTCAGGAGCATCCCATTTACCTGGAGCTGGGCATGGGGAAAGGGAAATTTATCAGCACCATGGCAGGGGAAAACCCTCAGATTAATTTTATCGGGATGGAATTTCGGGAAGAAATGGTCTATAAAGCCATCGGCAAGGCAGGAGAAAGCAGAAGCAATATGCGCTTTCTATGGGCCGAGGCAGATGATGTGGAAGAATATTTTGCCCCGGGAGAAATCCAGCGGATCTATCTGAATTTTTCCGATCCCTGGCCCAAAAAACGACATGGAAAACGGCGCCTGACCCATCAAAAATTTTTAAAAAAATACAAGCATATTTTATCCCCCGGTGGAGAAATTCATTTTAAAACAGACAATCAAGAGCTTTTTGAGTTTTCTTTAAATGAATTCGCCGGGGAAGGGTTTTTCCTGAAAAATATAACCTTCGATCTTCACCGGAGCCAATATCCGGGCAATATTACCACCGAATACGAAGAAAGGTATCGTCAGGAAAGGCCCATTTACCGATGTGAGGCTGCATTAATAGATCATTCACAAATTTGA
- the thrC gene encoding threonine synthase → MYISSRGNFHPVTASEAICLGMAPGGGLFVPEKVPVLNEKTISDMAGQRYGEIAQTILELYLDDFSGEEIKEIVAQSYNQENFDHPDIAPVVKLDQHTFILELWHGPTAAFKDMALQIMPRLLVKSVQKRGSAQEVIIPVATSGDTGKAALEGFKNVPGVKIIVFYPHGGVSRVQELQMTTAEGDNVAVVAVKGNFDDCQTAVKKLFTDPEFNSLFAAHQMTFSSANSINWGRLLPQIIYYFWSYSQLLHRGEISQGEKINVVVPTGNFGNILACYYAFLMGLPVDKLICASNENKVLTDVIETGTYNRQRTFYKTISPSMDILISSNFERFLFEITGHDEDKISLWYQQLQDQGAFQVEDIYRAKWQEFLLGGFATDEETKREIKTTFTASGYVLDTHTGAGVAVYRDYVEKSGDRRKTIIDATANPYKFNRAVLEAISGQDLSGQKDEFAILEELHQVTKMPIHSALKDLDQRPVRHQRVIEKDQLGTAVRDILGI, encoded by the coding sequence ATGTATATCAGTTCACGAGGAAATTTTCATCCCGTTACAGCATCGGAAGCCATCTGTTTAGGGATGGCACCGGGAGGAGGATTATTTGTTCCCGAAAAGGTACCCGTGCTGAATGAAAAGACGATATCTGATATGGCGGGGCAAAGATATGGGGAAATAGCGCAAACAATTTTAGAACTTTATTTGGATGACTTTTCAGGTGAAGAAATTAAAGAAATCGTTGCCCAGTCATATAACCAGGAGAACTTTGATCATCCGGATATTGCCCCGGTGGTAAAATTAGATCAGCATACCTTTATTTTGGAGCTTTGGCATGGGCCTACGGCTGCCTTCAAGGATATGGCCTTGCAAATTATGCCTCGCTTGTTGGTAAAATCCGTCCAGAAAAGAGGCTCCGCCCAAGAGGTAATTATTCCTGTGGCCACATCCGGTGATACCGGTAAAGCTGCTTTAGAGGGATTTAAGAATGTCCCCGGGGTAAAAATCATCGTTTTCTATCCCCACGGCGGGGTGAGCAGGGTTCAAGAGTTGCAAATGACAACTGCCGAGGGTGATAATGTAGCGGTGGTGGCGGTGAAGGGCAATTTTGATGATTGCCAAACAGCGGTGAAAAAACTGTTTACGGATCCGGAGTTTAACTCCTTGTTTGCTGCCCATCAGATGACATTTTCTTCAGCCAATTCTATTAACTGGGGTCGCCTCTTGCCCCAAATCATCTATTATTTTTGGAGCTATAGCCAATTATTGCATCGGGGAGAAATATCTCAGGGAGAAAAAATCAATGTGGTGGTGCCCACAGGAAATTTCGGCAATATTTTAGCTTGCTATTATGCCTTTTTAATGGGTCTTCCTGTGGACAAACTGATCTGCGCCTCCAATGAAAACAAGGTTTTGACCGATGTGATTGAGACGGGAACATACAACCGGCAGAGGACATTTTATAAAACCATCAGCCCCTCCATGGATATTTTAATCTCCAGTAACTTCGAACGCTTTTTATTCGAAATCACAGGTCATGATGAAGATAAAATTTCTCTTTGGTATCAGCAATTGCAGGATCAAGGTGCCTTTCAAGTGGAGGATATTTACCGGGCAAAATGGCAGGAGTTCCTTCTGGGCGGTTTTGCGACGGATGAGGAAACAAAACGGGAGATTAAAACCACATTTACCGCATCAGGATATGTCCTGGATACCCATACGGGGGCAGGAGTGGCGGTTTATCGGGACTATGTTGAGAAAAGCGGGGATCGCAGGAAAACAATTATTGATGCCACCGCCAATCCCTATAAATTTAACCGGGCTGTTCTTGAAGCCATTAGCGGGCAGGATTTATCCGGTCAGAAGGATGAATTTGCAATTTTAGAGGAGCTCCACCAGGTCACCAAGATGCCCATCCACTCAGCCCTAAAGGATTTGGACCAAAGGCCGGTTCGGCATCAAAGAGTGATTGAGAAGGATCAACTGGGGACAGCGGTAAGAGATATTTTGGGGATATAG
- a CDS encoding zinc-ribbon domain containing protein encodes MSFEDKTLTCKDCGAEFTFSASEQEFYAEKGFQNDPARCPECRSARKRQRNGGGRNTGEREMFTVTCAECGVETQVPFKPNNDRPVYCRDCYQKQREYSY; translated from the coding sequence ATGTCTTTTGAAGACAAAACTCTCACTTGCAAAGACTGTGGAGCTGAATTCACATTCTCAGCTTCCGAACAAGAATTCTATGCAGAAAAAGGTTTCCAAAACGATCCGGCCAGATGCCCCGAATGTCGTTCCGCTCGTAAACGCCAACGCAATGGCGGTGGAAGAAATACGGGTGAAAGAGAAATGTTCACTGTTACGTGTGCAGAATGCGGCGTAGAAACCCAGGTTCCTTTCAAGCCCAATAATGATCGACCGGTATACTGCCGAGATTGTTACCAGAAACAAAGAGAATATAGTTATTAA
- a CDS encoding cold shock domain-containing protein, with product MIGKVKWFNAEKGFGFIEREGGSDVFVHFSAIQSEGFKSLDEGQSVEFEIVEGPRGPQAANVIKL from the coding sequence ATGATAGGCAAAGTAAAATGGTTCAACGCAGAAAAAGGATTTGGTTTTATTGAAAGAGAAGGCGGCAGTGACGTTTTTGTTCATTTCTCTGCTATCCAAAGCGAAGGCTTCAAATCCTTGGATGAAGGGCAAAGTGTCGAATTTGAAATCGTTGAAGGACCCCGCGGCCCACAGGCTGCAAATGTAATCAAATTATAA